The Thermoplasma acidophilum DSM 1728 genome includes a window with the following:
- the pyrG gene encoding glutamine hydrolyzing CTP synthase has product MQYIVVTGGVISGLGKGTITSSIGHILKDSGIKVSAVKIDPYINYDAGTMNPYQHGEVFVLDDGGEVDLDLGNYERFMNINLSRDNNITTGKVYLEVIQKERHGDYLGKTVQIIPHITDEIKRRIREVARTSGADVVLIEVGGTVGDIESMPFLEALRQLKREEQNVVFAHVTLVPEIGPTMEQKTKPTQHSVKALREIGIQPDIIFARSKQKLTEETKSRISLFTDVPVEGIISVSDVENVYLLPQMMVNEGLITRLSKLLNMNIEYRDSWTSYAENIRHPRDRVKVAIVGKYVDLHDAYISHKEAFSHVTGNTGIAVDIMWIDSEKVKNDQSVLSEADAILIPGGFGYRGVEGKIAATRYAMENGVPFLGICLGFQVAVIAVARYVLGLDGANSTEFDEKTKYPVVDILPEQRGVKDMGGTMRLGSKKVVIKKGTLAHRIYGADVIYERHRHRYEVNPDYIDMIEKAGFKFSATDEEGIRMEILERPGDESFIATQYHSEFKSRPLDPSKVHLHLVEQALIFKHRRMGENHEGYATAASSQGQ; this is encoded by the coding sequence ATGCAGTACATAGTTGTGACTGGTGGAGTTATCTCCGGTCTTGGCAAAGGTACAATAACTTCAAGCATTGGTCACATTCTCAAGGATTCAGGCATAAAGGTATCTGCAGTAAAAATCGACCCTTATATAAATTATGATGCGGGTACTATGAATCCGTACCAACATGGAGAGGTCTTTGTTCTGGACGATGGTGGCGAGGTTGACCTTGATCTTGGCAACTATGAGCGCTTCATGAACATAAATCTGTCAAGAGACAACAATATAACAACCGGAAAGGTGTATCTTGAGGTGATACAGAAGGAGAGGCATGGAGATTACCTTGGAAAGACTGTGCAGATAATACCGCACATAACCGATGAGATAAAGCGCAGGATCAGGGAAGTGGCAAGGACCAGCGGGGCGGATGTTGTTCTCATAGAGGTTGGCGGTACCGTCGGTGACATAGAATCGATGCCGTTTCTAGAGGCGCTGAGGCAGCTCAAGCGCGAGGAACAGAACGTTGTCTTCGCGCACGTTACGCTTGTTCCGGAGATAGGGCCGACCATGGAGCAGAAAACAAAGCCAACCCAGCACAGCGTCAAGGCTCTGAGGGAAATAGGAATACAGCCCGATATAATATTTGCAAGATCCAAGCAGAAACTAACGGAAGAGACAAAATCCAGAATATCCCTGTTCACCGATGTGCCCGTGGAAGGCATAATAAGTGTAAGCGACGTTGAAAATGTGTACCTACTTCCGCAGATGATGGTTAATGAGGGCCTTATAACAAGGCTGTCGAAGCTTCTGAACATGAACATAGAGTACAGAGACTCCTGGACTAGCTACGCCGAAAACATAAGGCACCCCAGGGATCGCGTGAAGGTTGCCATAGTTGGCAAGTACGTTGATCTCCATGATGCATATATAAGCCACAAGGAGGCGTTCTCTCACGTTACAGGAAACACAGGTATTGCCGTAGACATAATGTGGATCGATTCAGAGAAGGTCAAGAATGACCAGAGCGTGCTCAGCGAAGCCGATGCGATACTCATACCTGGCGGATTCGGCTACAGGGGCGTTGAAGGGAAGATAGCTGCCACGAGATATGCCATGGAGAACGGCGTTCCATTTCTGGGGATATGCCTTGGCTTCCAGGTCGCAGTCATAGCCGTCGCCAGATACGTGCTCGGGCTTGACGGGGCCAACAGCACAGAGTTCGACGAAAAGACGAAGTATCCGGTAGTTGACATACTGCCAGAGCAGAGGGGAGTCAAGGACATGGGTGGAACGATGCGCCTTGGATCGAAGAAGGTTGTAATAAAGAAGGGTACGCTTGCACACAGGATATATGGTGCAGATGTGATATACGAAAGGCACAGGCACAGGTATGAGGTAAACCCGGATTACATAGATATGATCGAGAAGGCAGGATTCAAGTTCTCGGCAACGGATGAGGAAGGCATCAGGATGGAGATACTAGAAAGGCCCGGCGATGAAAGCTTCATAGCAACGCAGTATCACAGCGAGTTCAAGTCAAGGCCTCTGGATCCATCGAAGGTTCACCTGCATCTGGTCGAGCAGGCATTAATTTTTAAGCACAGAAGGATGGGGGAAAATCATGAAGGATACGCTACAGCAGCTAGTAGCCAAGGTCAATAG
- a CDS encoding endonuclease dU produces the protein MIGGRDDYPESGFSLPFEPGPRRMQIKRGIRILGIDDSPFSRGDRESNLVGVLMRMDGYVEMMEKEKIQVDGDDVNRAIENLFLYTGRVARIIMMSGISFAGFNICDIDALYQRIRVPVISVFEQGGSVERMIAAIEKHLDDPEKVRILRSLKPVEIRNNGYIIMANLSGIDAQSAQEIITRNTIRGKFPEAIRLADLVGKILGR, from the coding sequence ATGATTGGTGGCCGGGATGATTATCCGGAGAGTGGCTTCTCCCTTCCATTCGAGCCTGGACCGCGGAGAATGCAGATAAAGCGTGGCATAAGGATACTGGGCATAGACGATTCTCCATTTTCAAGGGGAGACCGCGAAAGCAATCTCGTAGGCGTGCTGATGCGCATGGATGGATACGTAGAGATGATGGAAAAAGAAAAGATCCAGGTAGACGGAGATGACGTGAACAGAGCAATAGAAAACCTGTTTCTCTATACAGGTCGCGTGGCACGCATCATAATGATGAGCGGCATATCATTTGCCGGCTTCAACATATGCGATATAGATGCACTGTATCAGCGGATCCGCGTACCGGTTATCTCTGTATTTGAACAGGGGGGAAGCGTAGAGAGGATGATCGCCGCAATAGAAAAGCACCTTGATGATCCGGAAAAGGTCAGGATACTGAGGTCTCTGAAGCCGGTTGAGATCAGAAACAATGGTTATATAATAATGGCGAATCTGTCCGGAATCGATGCTCAGAGCGCCCAGGAAATAATAACAAGAAATACCATCCGGGGAAAATTTCCAGAAGCAATCAGGCTGGCGGATCTCGTTGGAAAGATCCTTGGCCGTTAG
- a CDS encoding SCP2 sterol-binding domain-containing protein: MKDTLQQLVAKVNRKFEDDPKYREKLKSLTRSINLEFDGKDSYHFYLKDAHLSDVEEGKIDADINVMVSSEVFSKILSKEIDPLTAYLTKQIKIKASLMDKLLISDLLK; encoded by the coding sequence ATGAAGGATACGCTACAGCAGCTAGTAGCCAAGGTCAATAGGAAATTTGAGGATGACCCAAAATACAGGGAGAAGCTGAAGTCCCTTACAAGAAGCATAAATCTTGAGTTCGATGGCAAGGACAGCTATCACTTCTACCTCAAGGACGCCCACCTGAGCGATGTTGAGGAGGGGAAAATAGATGCAGACATAAATGTGATGGTTTCCTCAGAGGTATTCAGCAAGATACTCTCAAAGGAGATCGATCCGCTCACAGCGTACCTGACAAAGCAGATAAAGATAAAGGCCTCCCTAATGGACAAGCTCCTGATATCTGATCTGCTCAAGTGA
- a CDS encoding type II toxin-antitoxin system VapC family toxin yields MIYVIDTSAIISRNLNLLEGDLMFPSSVIGEIKKGKLRYMIDVLLPMIRVASPDHEYLKIVEETAAKTGDLMNLSQTDKDVLALALQYDATIVTDDYSIQNVASYLNLGFLNANIKRIDKQIAWIYRCTGCKKVFPGPVKVCDICGHEVKRHYDKRKSMIRKV; encoded by the coding sequence ATGATATACGTCATAGACACCTCCGCCATAATCTCCAGGAATCTGAACCTTCTGGAGGGCGATCTGATGTTTCCGTCATCGGTGATAGGCGAGATAAAGAAGGGAAAGCTACGATACATGATAGACGTGCTGCTGCCGATGATAAGGGTGGCCAGCCCGGATCATGAATACCTGAAGATCGTGGAGGAGACAGCGGCGAAGACGGGGGATCTCATGAACCTGAGCCAGACGGACAAGGATGTTCTGGCGCTGGCGCTGCAGTATGACGCCACCATCGTAACAGATGACTATTCCATCCAAAACGTTGCATCGTACCTTAACCTTGGCTTCCTGAACGCAAATATAAAGCGCATAGACAAGCAGATAGCCTGGATATACCGCTGCACTGGCTGCAAGAAGGTTTTTCCAGGGCCGGTGAAGGTGTGCGACATATGCGGGCATGAGGTGAAGAGGCATTACGACAAGAGAAAATCCATGATCAGAAAGGTCTAA
- a CDS encoding valine--tRNA ligase, with translation MDIDVNQMEEKWIRYWDEKDVYRFEPADRDKVFAIDTPPPTVSGKMHMGHSFSYPHIDFIARYKRMRGYHVFFPWGFDDNGLPTERYVEKETGIKPSDSNVEEFIRLCKEISESSEKSLLEGWKRIGMSCYFKDYYVTSSPESIRISQSMFLDLVRKGRVYRDLAPSIRCPTCKTSISQIEMKDQEMHTKLVYINFSVGDRPLTIATTRPEMLGSCVAVFVNPDDARYRDLIGKEATVPIFGNHVRIMADASVDMNFGTGAEMVCTFGDQNDLDLWKKYNLPLKISIDKDGRMTEEAGPLKGLSISDARKKIVEILREGGHVVKEESIKHSVNTHERCGTPIEIFIEKQWFIKYLDLKDAFIENGRKIEWTPEYMRVRYENWVNGLKWDWLISRQRYYGVPFPVWYCADCGNTVYADESELPVDPRIQKPSKKCDRCGSTNLVPERDVMDTWATSSLTPRIALTHFGLFDKYYPEDLRGQGHDIISFWAFTTIARSKIHDDRIPWFRIMISGNVYDMYGEKMSKSKGNIVDIYSMIDKYGADALRFWASTVSQGDDIRIKDQDFTRGRRTVIKMYNAKKLIDILKGDRKIRLFEDVKHPVNRWILTEDSRIMETITTHMDNYEVSKARTALDTFFWNVFCDNYLEMIKPIIQKASAAGDYDTVDETVYTASKVMLDVAKAYAPIMPFIAEEIYQTIDFPGRKISIHVDSWPDEKRRYSDANEEVSYIVSVIDAIRSAKSAAKVSVGTRVKVASVKGRKDLIEKYRDLLSGMLRIDSMEIADGDAVDATVFP, from the coding sequence ATGGATATAGACGTAAATCAGATGGAAGAAAAGTGGATCAGGTACTGGGACGAGAAGGATGTTTACAGGTTCGAACCAGCAGATCGCGATAAGGTCTTTGCCATAGATACCCCACCACCGACGGTATCCGGCAAAATGCACATGGGTCACTCGTTTTCATATCCTCATATAGATTTCATAGCTAGATACAAACGAATGCGCGGATACCATGTATTCTTTCCATGGGGCTTCGATGACAACGGCCTTCCAACGGAAAGATACGTGGAGAAGGAAACCGGAATAAAGCCAAGCGACAGCAATGTGGAGGAATTCATAAGGCTGTGCAAGGAGATTAGCGAATCCAGCGAGAAAAGCCTCCTTGAGGGCTGGAAGCGCATAGGCATGAGCTGTTACTTCAAGGACTACTATGTAACCAGCTCTCCGGAATCCATAAGGATCTCGCAATCGATGTTCCTGGATCTGGTAAGGAAGGGCAGGGTTTACAGGGATCTCGCACCATCCATAAGGTGCCCAACCTGCAAGACCTCCATCTCGCAGATTGAGATGAAGGATCAGGAGATGCACACGAAGCTTGTATACATAAACTTCAGCGTTGGCGATAGGCCCCTTACCATTGCAACGACCAGGCCTGAGATGCTCGGATCATGCGTTGCTGTTTTCGTCAATCCTGACGACGCCAGATACAGGGATCTGATCGGAAAGGAGGCTACCGTACCGATCTTCGGAAATCACGTAAGGATAATGGCCGATGCTTCCGTTGACATGAACTTCGGAACTGGAGCGGAGATGGTCTGCACATTCGGCGACCAGAATGACCTTGATCTCTGGAAGAAATACAACCTGCCACTGAAGATCAGCATAGACAAGGACGGAAGGATGACTGAGGAAGCTGGGCCGCTCAAAGGCCTGAGCATATCGGATGCGAGGAAGAAGATAGTAGAGATTCTCAGGGAAGGGGGCCATGTGGTCAAGGAGGAGAGCATAAAGCACTCCGTGAACACCCATGAGAGGTGCGGAACACCCATAGAGATATTCATCGAGAAGCAGTGGTTCATAAAGTACCTTGACTTGAAGGACGCCTTCATTGAAAACGGCAGAAAGATAGAGTGGACGCCGGAATACATGCGCGTCAGATATGAGAACTGGGTAAACGGCCTGAAATGGGACTGGCTGATCTCCAGGCAGCGCTATTACGGTGTTCCATTTCCAGTATGGTACTGCGCTGATTGCGGCAATACGGTATATGCGGATGAGAGCGAACTGCCAGTTGACCCAAGGATACAGAAGCCTTCCAAGAAATGCGACAGATGCGGTTCAACTAACCTTGTGCCTGAAAGGGACGTTATGGATACATGGGCCACATCATCCCTCACGCCGAGGATTGCCCTGACCCACTTCGGCCTCTTCGATAAATACTATCCAGAGGATCTCAGGGGGCAGGGCCATGACATCATATCATTCTGGGCCTTCACAACCATAGCCAGGTCGAAGATCCACGACGACAGGATACCATGGTTCAGGATAATGATCAGCGGAAACGTCTACGATATGTACGGAGAGAAGATGAGCAAGAGCAAGGGGAACATCGTGGACATATACAGCATGATCGATAAATACGGGGCTGATGCCCTCAGGTTCTGGGCCTCTACGGTGTCGCAGGGGGATGACATAAGGATCAAGGATCAGGACTTCACCAGGGGCCGCAGAACAGTGATAAAGATGTACAACGCAAAGAAACTCATCGACATACTGAAAGGCGATCGTAAGATCCGCCTGTTTGAAGATGTGAAGCATCCAGTGAACAGATGGATACTTACGGAGGATTCCAGGATAATGGAAACGATCACCACGCATATGGATAACTATGAGGTCTCAAAGGCAAGGACCGCGCTGGACACCTTCTTCTGGAACGTGTTCTGCGACAATTACCTGGAGATGATAAAGCCCATAATACAGAAGGCTTCTGCAGCCGGTGACTATGACACGGTGGATGAAACTGTTTATACGGCTTCAAAGGTCATGCTGGATGTGGCAAAGGCGTATGCGCCAATAATGCCATTCATAGCCGAGGAGATCTACCAGACCATTGATTTTCCAGGAAGAAAGATCAGCATCCATGTGGATTCCTGGCCGGATGAGAAGCGCAGATACAGCGATGCCAATGAGGAGGTCTCATACATTGTCAGCGTGATCGATGCGATAAGATCTGCAAAATCAGCAGCAAAGGTGTCCGTTGGAACCAGGGTGAAGGTAGCATCGGTAAAAGGAAGAAAAGATCTGATAGAGAAATACAGAGATCTGCTCTCCGGGATGCTCAGGATAGACAGCATGGAGATAGCTGACGGAGACGCTGTTGACGCTACAGTGTTTCCGTGA
- the fdhF gene encoding formate dehydrogenase subunit alpha, protein MTLTVCPYCGTGCQIEVDYSGDHYTVHGYTRSAVNEGKLCIKGYQGLSYASSHDRITSPMLRSGDTWVKVSWDEAIDYVVKRLKEIRDRYGPDAIAFQASAKCTNEENYLLQKIARMIGTNNVDHCARSCHSSTVAGLIRTLGTAAATGSIKSLKSTQTFFVIGSNTTEQHPIIGTTIIKQKKAGKKLIVADPRRTKLASIADVFLQFKPGSDVALLNSMMFVILKRGLIDSEFIKSRTEGFEAFAEEIEKYPPELTEQITGVPPDLVEKAAEIYASNRPSAILYGMGITQHIHGTENVMSVSNLALMTGNLGRYGSGIFPLRGQNNVQGSSDMGALSEFYPGYVPPDSPGVEKFERIWEAKLPRKVGLMLSEMFDAAIDGRVKAIYLMGENPVITEANLSDVERGLKNLELFVVQDIFMTDTARYAHVILPATSALEKEGTFTNTERRIQRVVPVKDPPGDARPDWWILSQIYSKIFDREAYRSPEDIFNEIRLAIPNYSGVRYSDLYPDGKQWPINDQHPEGAEILHVDKFARGLGRFMAIPYKSPSESPDEEYPFILTTGRNYYHWHSGTMTRRSEILERESPNPYVEISVNDAKKLSIRNGQTITIESRHGSIKLPAMVTSKIPDGIVFVPFHFKEARVNLLVGENLDPYSKIPEFKVVAVKVKA, encoded by the coding sequence ATGACGCTAACTGTCTGCCCCTACTGCGGGACAGGCTGCCAGATTGAAGTAGATTATTCCGGCGATCATTACACGGTGCATGGTTATACAAGATCTGCAGTGAACGAGGGAAAGCTCTGCATAAAGGGATACCAGGGGCTTTCCTATGCGAGCTCGCATGACAGGATAACCTCGCCCATGCTGAGAAGCGGTGACACATGGGTGAAGGTGAGCTGGGATGAGGCGATAGATTACGTTGTGAAAAGGCTGAAGGAGATAAGGGACAGGTACGGTCCGGACGCAATAGCATTCCAGGCGTCAGCCAAGTGCACGAACGAGGAAAACTACCTCCTTCAGAAGATAGCACGAATGATCGGAACGAACAATGTGGATCACTGTGCCAGAAGCTGCCACAGCTCCACGGTTGCCGGCCTGATAAGGACACTGGGAACTGCGGCTGCAACCGGATCCATTAAAAGCCTGAAGTCAACCCAGACCTTTTTTGTCATAGGATCGAACACAACGGAACAGCACCCAATAATAGGCACAACGATAATAAAGCAGAAAAAGGCGGGCAAAAAGCTCATAGTTGCTGATCCAAGGAGAACAAAGCTAGCATCCATAGCTGACGTCTTTCTCCAGTTCAAACCTGGTTCTGATGTCGCTCTCCTGAACTCCATGATGTTCGTTATCCTGAAAAGGGGCCTGATAGATTCAGAGTTCATAAAGAGTAGGACAGAGGGATTTGAAGCATTTGCAGAGGAAATAGAAAAATACCCGCCTGAACTGACAGAACAGATCACCGGTGTGCCGCCGGATCTGGTTGAAAAGGCAGCGGAGATCTACGCTTCAAACAGGCCTTCAGCCATACTCTACGGCATGGGCATAACGCAGCACATCCATGGAACGGAGAACGTTATGAGCGTTTCCAACCTTGCGCTGATGACCGGCAACCTTGGCAGATACGGTTCGGGCATATTTCCTCTCAGGGGCCAGAACAACGTCCAGGGTTCCAGCGATATGGGTGCGCTCTCCGAATTCTATCCAGGTTATGTCCCGCCAGATTCACCAGGCGTGGAGAAATTCGAGCGGATCTGGGAGGCGAAGCTCCCGAGGAAGGTTGGCCTCATGCTCTCAGAGATGTTCGATGCAGCCATAGATGGGCGCGTCAAGGCAATATACCTGATGGGTGAGAATCCGGTGATAACGGAGGCAAACCTTTCAGATGTGGAAAGGGGCCTGAAGAATCTTGAGCTGTTCGTTGTACAGGATATTTTCATGACGGACACGGCCAGATACGCACACGTTATACTTCCAGCCACATCAGCTCTGGAGAAGGAGGGCACATTCACCAACACCGAACGCCGGATACAGCGCGTCGTTCCTGTCAAAGATCCGCCCGGGGATGCCAGGCCGGACTGGTGGATACTCAGCCAGATCTATTCAAAGATCTTCGACAGGGAAGCGTACAGATCGCCTGAGGATATATTCAATGAGATACGCCTGGCAATCCCGAACTATTCTGGGGTCAGATACAGCGATCTGTATCCGGATGGGAAACAGTGGCCCATCAACGATCAGCATCCTGAAGGGGCAGAGATACTCCATGTCGATAAATTCGCCAGGGGGCTCGGTAGGTTCATGGCCATACCGTACAAATCGCCATCCGAATCGCCGGATGAAGAGTACCCCTTCATACTGACCACGGGCAGGAACTATTACCACTGGCATTCAGGCACCATGACGCGCCGCAGCGAAATACTGGAGAGGGAATCCCCCAATCCGTATGTTGAAATAAGTGTCAACGACGCAAAGAAACTCTCGATAAGAAATGGCCAGACGATAACCATCGAATCAAGGCACGGATCCATAAAACTCCCGGCCATGGTGACATCGAAGATTCCGGATGGCATAGTGTTCGTGCCATTCCATTTCAAGGAAGCCAGGGTGAACCTGCTTGTGGGCGAAAACCTTGATCCGTACTCAAAGATACCTGAATTCAAGGTGGTGGCCGTGAAGGTGAAAGCATGA
- a CDS encoding tetratricopeptide repeat protein, whose product MSDEFKLNNKEQRADEYNERGISYFNINKYDKAVEEFTKAIEIIPDDPDLYHNRGMAYYSMKKYEEAIKDLKKSISLDASQPDYHNVLGSVYEDMGLVDKAIQEFTAAIKIENDIPDYYYNRGNAYWKKGDVDKALEDYSKAADLDSTDQIFVYKKYEALMNLGRLNEALATIEKAIKIVPANYNYLLMKADVLIRMGRKEEASEVIEEVEKLDPGNQEAERLRKMIMQGDPVR is encoded by the coding sequence ATGTCTGACGAATTCAAGCTCAATAATAAGGAACAGCGCGCGGATGAGTACAACGAGAGGGGTATTTCGTATTTCAACATCAACAAGTATGATAAAGCCGTGGAGGAGTTCACCAAGGCCATTGAGATAATTCCGGATGATCCCGATCTTTACCATAACAGAGGTATGGCCTATTATTCCATGAAGAAGTACGAGGAGGCCATAAAGGATCTGAAGAAGAGCATCAGCCTCGACGCTTCGCAACCGGATTACCACAACGTCCTCGGTTCAGTGTATGAGGATATGGGCCTCGTGGACAAGGCAATACAGGAGTTCACAGCTGCAATAAAGATAGAGAACGACATACCTGATTACTACTACAACAGGGGAAATGCCTACTGGAAGAAAGGCGATGTGGATAAGGCCCTGGAAGACTACTCCAAAGCTGCAGATCTTGACTCCACGGACCAGATATTCGTGTACAAGAAGTATGAGGCCCTCATGAACCTCGGCAGGCTGAATGAGGCCCTGGCCACGATAGAGAAGGCCATAAAGATAGTTCCAGCAAACTACAACTACCTGCTGATGAAAGCTGACGTGCTCATAAGGATGGGAAGGAAAGAAGAGGCCTCGGAAGTGATCGAAGAGGTGGAAAAGCTGGACCCAGGAAATCAGGAGGCTGAAAGGCTGAGAAAGATGATAATGCAGGGAGATCCGGTGCGCTGA
- the mobB gene encoding molybdopterin-guanine dinucleotide biosynthesis protein B: MKVFSFFGSSSSGKTTVIEEIIRRLHEKYRIAYIKNIPHDNLDLDTQGKDTWRAEKAGSYDTIGLSPTMTYRLTRKRTEIGEVIASLDADIVLIEGFKSFPTSIKFLVIGDESFLRFPHDFVIRANNSTYAGEAIIFPEEASRIVGIIESSNST, from the coding sequence ATGAAGGTCTTTTCTTTCTTCGGATCCTCATCATCCGGAAAGACAACGGTGATCGAAGAGATCATACGCCGCCTCCATGAAAAGTACAGGATAGCGTACATAAAGAACATACCGCACGACAATCTCGATCTTGACACCCAGGGAAAGGACACATGGAGGGCTGAGAAGGCAGGATCCTACGACACAATAGGCCTTTCCCCAACTATGACCTACAGGCTGACAAGGAAAAGGACGGAGATCGGGGAGGTGATCGCTTCACTTGATGCGGATATAGTTCTGATAGAAGGTTTCAAAAGCTTTCCCACTTCTATAAAATTTCTGGTCATAGGCGATGAATCATTTCTCAGGTTTCCGCATGATTTTGTGATAAGGGCCAACAATTCCACGTATGCAGGGGAAGCAATAATCTTTCCAGAGGAAGCTTCGCGCATAGTGGGCATAATAGAAAGCAGCAATTCAACGTAA